The following are encoded in a window of Sphingobium sp. AP49 genomic DNA:
- a CDS encoding class II aldolase/adducin family protein, with protein sequence MASAARQPDMSPAEWEARQQLAACYRIFDHFGWSELIYNHITLRVPDEDNAFLINPFGLLYSEVRASNLVKIDIDGHVLDGSPYPVNRAGFTQHSVFHRHLPDAHCIIHTHTTAGMAVSATQEGLRPINFYAAAFAGRIAYHEFEGVTIRPEEGERLIANLGARRIMMLRNHGTLVMAKSLPEAFLMQWMLQRACEIQVAACAAGTPVEIPADVIAVHQRDLAGVQLPVGVGVPDFQAMVRLIDRTDKSWRD encoded by the coding sequence ATGGCAAGTGCCGCCAGACAGCCCGACATGTCGCCCGCCGAATGGGAGGCGCGCCAGCAGCTCGCCGCCTGCTACCGTATCTTCGACCATTTCGGCTGGTCGGAACTGATCTACAATCATATCACCCTGCGCGTGCCCGATGAGGATAATGCCTTCCTCATCAACCCGTTCGGCCTGCTTTACAGTGAAGTCAGGGCGTCCAACCTGGTCAAGATCGACATTGACGGCCATGTGCTGGACGGCAGCCCCTATCCGGTCAATCGCGCCGGCTTCACCCAGCATAGCGTCTTCCACCGGCACCTGCCCGACGCCCATTGCATCATCCACACCCATACGACGGCGGGCATGGCGGTCAGCGCCACGCAGGAGGGGTTGCGGCCGATCAATTTCTACGCCGCCGCCTTTGCCGGCCGGATCGCCTATCATGAATTTGAAGGCGTCACGATCCGGCCGGAGGAAGGGGAAAGGCTGATCGCCAATCTGGGCGCGCGGCGAATCATGATGCTGCGCAACCATGGCACGCTGGTGATGGCCAAGAGCCTGCCCGAAGCCTTCCTGATGCAATGGATGCTCCAGCGCGCCTGCGAGATTCAGGTCGCGGCCTGCGCCGCCGGTACGCCGGTGGAGATCCCGGCCGACGTCATCGCCGTGCATCAGCGCGATCTCGCCGGCGTGCAATTGCCGGTCGGCGTCGGCGTGCCGGATTTCCAGGCGATGGTCCGCCTGATCGACCGCACCGACAAGAGCTGGCGGGACTAG
- a CDS encoding hydantoinase B/oxoprolinase family protein: MQWQFWIDRGGTFTDVVARDPQGVLHTAKLLSSDPERYADAAVEAIRRLTGAGAGPIPPCTLRIGTTIATNALLERKGEPVLLAITKGFRDAIRIGYQDRPDLFARRIDLLPPLHADVVEMDERVMQDGTILTPLDEAAAQAALQRGHDAGLRAVAIVLMHGYRYPAHEQALARIARQIGFTQISVSHEVAPLIKLVGRGDTVLADAYLSPVLRAYVDALGAALGEDADMLFMQSNGGLTRGDLFRGKDAVLSGPAGGIVGLARTAEQAGFGEVIGFDMGGTSTDVSHYAGSYERDNEARVAGVRLRAPMMRIHTIAAGGGSICSVVDGRFRVGPESAGAVPGPACYRRGGPLTITDCNVMLGKVQPDFFPSLFGPKGDQALDRAAVEARFADICAQVEAQTGRVMSAQEAAQGFIAVAVASMANAIKRISVARGHDVARYTLASFGGAGGQHACLVADALGMDRVMIHPLGGVLSAYGMGLADRRAVRERTLALPLDDAGTDLLAAAIAELAAQARADLPEAERSETVLRLRYDGTDSLFDVMLGDRAAMLADFEAQYQARFGYGGTGTVLVDMVRVEAIAPTAEDMGKVATIATQAAAPLAQVMLARAQAPVFDRAGLTLDSVVDGPALISDPVSTTVVEPGWRARLDVIGNLVLTRHAPRPAPAADDGTAVDPVRLEVMGGLFMAIAEEMGAALQHSASSVNIRERLDFSCALFDAVGNLVANAPHMPVHLGSMGESIRAVMRRRGIGADGRAIDGRGMLPGDVYALNAPYDGGTHLPDVTVVMPVFVDETAGAPAFYVAARGHHADIGGISPGSMPPDSRSIEEEGIVLDNILVVDQGRFLEGDLRALLGSGRWPSRNVDQNIADLSAQIAACAKGAAELQRISGDYGADVVAAYMGHVQDQAEAAVRRLIDRLSDGHYRYAMDNGAEVVVSVTIDRAARGATVDFTGTSDQLPGNFNAPLSVARAALLYVVRTLVDEAVPMNDGCLKPMTLVVPEGSLLRPRYPAAVVAGNVETSQVVTDALFGALGVMAGAQGTMNNFTFGNARHQYYETISGGSGAGPDFDGADVVQTHMTNSRLTDPEILESRFPVLLEEFSIRAGSGGTGAHHGGNGGLRRIRFLEDMTAGILANRRSVPPFGLEGGAPGGLGRNWVERGDGRIEMLGATGSAEMAPGDVFVIETPGGGGFGKG; the protein is encoded by the coding sequence ATGCAATGGCAATTCTGGATCGACCGCGGCGGCACTTTTACCGATGTGGTGGCACGCGACCCGCAAGGGGTTCTTCACACCGCCAAGCTGCTGTCGAGCGACCCCGAGCGCTATGCCGACGCGGCGGTCGAGGCGATCCGGCGGCTGACCGGCGCGGGCGCCGGGCCGATCCCGCCCTGCACGCTGCGGATCGGCACGACCATCGCCACCAATGCGCTGCTGGAGCGCAAGGGCGAGCCGGTGCTGCTGGCGATTACCAAGGGTTTCCGCGACGCGATCCGCATCGGCTATCAGGACCGGCCGGACCTGTTCGCGCGGCGGATCGACCTGCTGCCGCCGCTCCATGCCGATGTCGTTGAGATGGACGAGCGGGTAATGCAGGATGGTACCATCCTGACGCCGCTGGACGAGGCAGCGGCGCAGGCGGCGTTGCAGCGCGGCCATGATGCCGGGCTGCGCGCGGTCGCGATCGTGCTGATGCATGGCTATCGCTATCCTGCCCATGAGCAGGCGCTGGCGCGGATCGCGCGGCAGATCGGCTTTACCCAGATCTCGGTCAGCCATGAGGTCGCGCCGCTGATCAAGCTGGTCGGGCGGGGCGATACGGTGCTGGCCGACGCCTATCTCTCGCCGGTGCTGCGGGCCTATGTCGACGCGCTGGGTGCTGCGCTCGGCGAGGACGCCGACATGCTGTTCATGCAGTCCAATGGCGGGCTGACGCGGGGCGACCTGTTCCGCGGCAAGGATGCGGTATTGTCCGGCCCGGCCGGCGGCATCGTCGGCCTGGCCCGCACCGCCGAGCAGGCAGGTTTTGGTGAGGTGATCGGTTTCGACATGGGCGGCACGTCGACCGATGTGTCCCATTATGCCGGCAGCTACGAACGCGACAATGAGGCGCGGGTGGCGGGCGTGCGGCTGCGCGCGCCGATGATGCGTATTCATACCATCGCGGCGGGCGGCGGCTCCATTTGTTCGGTGGTCGACGGGCGTTTTCGCGTCGGCCCGGAATCGGCTGGCGCGGTGCCGGGACCGGCCTGCTACCGGCGCGGCGGGCCGCTGACCATCACCGACTGCAATGTCATGCTGGGCAAGGTGCAGCCCGATTTCTTCCCCAGCCTGTTCGGCCCCAAGGGCGACCAGGCGCTCGACCGGGCCGCAGTCGAGGCGCGCTTTGCCGACATCTGTGCGCAGGTGGAGGCACAGACCGGCCGGGTGATGAGCGCGCAGGAGGCGGCGCAGGGCTTCATCGCCGTTGCTGTTGCCAGCATGGCCAATGCGATCAAACGCATCTCGGTCGCGCGCGGTCATGATGTGGCGCGCTATACGCTTGCGAGCTTTGGCGGGGCGGGCGGGCAGCATGCCTGTCTGGTCGCTGATGCCTTGGGCATGGATCGGGTGATGATCCATCCGCTGGGCGGCGTCCTGTCGGCCTATGGCATGGGCCTGGCCGACCGGCGCGCGGTGCGCGAGCGGACGCTGGCGCTGCCGCTGGACGATGCGGGCACCGATCTGCTGGCGGCGGCGATCGCCGAGCTGGCGGCGCAGGCGCGCGCCGACCTGCCGGAGGCGGAACGGAGCGAGACGGTGCTGCGGCTGCGCTATGATGGCACCGACAGCCTGTTCGACGTGATGCTGGGTGATCGGGCGGCGATGCTGGCCGATTTCGAGGCACAATATCAGGCCCGCTTCGGCTATGGCGGCACCGGCACGGTGCTGGTCGACATGGTGCGGGTCGAGGCGATCGCGCCGACCGCCGAGGATATGGGCAAGGTGGCGACCATCGCGACCCAGGCGGCCGCGCCGTTGGCGCAGGTGATGCTGGCGCGCGCGCAGGCACCGGTGTTCGACCGGGCCGGACTGACGCTGGACAGCGTCGTCGATGGCCCGGCGCTGATCAGCGATCCGGTGTCGACCACGGTGGTCGAGCCGGGCTGGCGCGCGCGGCTCGATGTGATCGGCAATCTGGTGCTGACCCGCCATGCGCCGCGCCCGGCGCCCGCCGCCGATGACGGTACCGCCGTCGATCCGGTCCGGCTGGAGGTGATGGGCGGCCTGTTCATGGCGATCGCCGAGGAAATGGGTGCTGCGCTCCAGCACAGCGCCTCCTCGGTCAATATTCGCGAGCGTCTGGATTTCTCCTGCGCCCTGTTCGACGCGGTCGGCAATCTGGTCGCCAATGCGCCGCACATGCCGGTTCATCTGGGCAGCATGGGGGAGAGCATCCGCGCGGTCATGCGCCGGCGCGGGATCGGCGCCGATGGCCGGGCGATCGATGGGCGCGGCATGCTGCCGGGCGACGTCTATGCGCTCAACGCCCCCTATGATGGCGGCACGCACCTGCCCGACGTGACGGTGGTGATGCCGGTGTTCGTCGATGAGACGGCGGGCGCGCCCGCCTTCTACGTCGCGGCGCGCGGCCATCATGCCGATATTGGCGGCATCTCGCCCGGCTCGATGCCGCCCGACAGCCGCAGCATCGAGGAAGAGGGCATCGTCCTCGACAATATATTGGTGGTGGATCAGGGCCGCTTCCTGGAGGGCGATCTGCGCGCCTTGCTGGGTTCTGGCCGCTGGCCTTCGCGCAATGTCGACCAGAATATCGCCGACCTGTCCGCCCAGATCGCCGCCTGTGCCAAGGGCGCGGCCGAGTTGCAGCGGATCAGCGGCGATTATGGTGCCGATGTCGTGGCCGCCTATATGGGCCATGTGCAGGATCAGGCCGAGGCAGCGGTGCGCCGGCTGATCGATCGCCTGTCCGACGGGCACTATCGCTATGCGATGGACAATGGGGCGGAGGTGGTCGTCAGCGTGACGATCGACCGGGCGGCGCGCGGCGCGACGGTGGATTTCACCGGCACGTCGGACCAGCTGCCGGGCAATTTCAACGCGCCTTTGTCGGTCGCGCGCGCGGCCCTGCTCTATGTCGTGCGCACGCTGGTGGACGAAGCCGTGCCGATGAATGACGGTTGCCTCAAGCCCATGACTTTGGTGGTGCCGGAGGGATCGCTGCTACGGCCGCGCTATCCCGCGGCAGTGGTCGCCGGCAATGTCGAGACCAGCCAGGTCGTCACCGACGCCTTGTTTGGCGCGCTGGGCGTGATGGCGGGCGCGCAGGGGACGATGAACAACTTCACCTTCGGCAATGCGCGCCACCAATATTATGAGACGATCTCGGGCGGATCGGGCGCCGGGCCGGATTTCGACGGCGCCGATGTAGTGCAGACCCACATGACCAACAGCCGCCTGACCGACCCCGAAATATTGGAAAGCCGATTCCCGGTGCTGCTGGAGGAATTTTCCATCCGGGCCGGATCGGGTGGCACGGGCGCGCATCATGGCGGCAATGGCGGGCTGCGCCGCATCCGCTTCCTGGAGGATATGACGGCCGGCATCCTCGCCAACCGGCGCAGCGTGCCGCCCTTCGGGCTGGAGGGTGGCGCGCCCGGCGGCCTCGGGCGGAATTGGGTCGAGCGTGGCGATGGCCGGATCGAGATGCTGGGCGCGACCGGATCGGCCGAGATGGCACCGGGCGACGTCTTCGTGATCGAGACGCCCGGCGGTGGGGGATTCGGCAAGGGCTGA
- a CDS encoding FAD-dependent oxidoreductase gives MDRRRFLTHGLGGMGALSLAAGADAAALFDPLAGLEPIRATPDRIFRITVCLRPFRAAGPRIAIEPVGRKRVVHHYGHGGSGWSLSWGSAEVAVGLALAEGMTDIAVIGAGAIGLTTALTAQRAGAKVTIYAKEQFPDVRSARATGTWSPDSRIAMAGGVDAGFGDRWEVMARRSFAFYQGLLGLPGDPVEWTDRYMLSDGPAVAPAVEMVMPERPDRFIRLEDRLHDIMPRSVELAPGTHPFRTERARRSSSLTFNVADLAHQLTNDFLIGGGRIVPMELHEPNDVTRLKQKTVINCTGYGARALWRDESIVPVRGQIAWLIPQAGATYGVYHDKLAMLARRDGIVVQEVGQDDWFGYGDANETPDREAAEASVRKLASFWK, from the coding sequence ATGGATAGGCGGCGATTTCTTACCCACGGACTGGGTGGCATGGGGGCCTTGTCGCTGGCGGCGGGCGCCGATGCGGCCGCCCTGTTCGATCCTCTCGCCGGGCTGGAGCCGATCCGCGCGACGCCCGACCGCATCTTTCGCATCACCGTCTGCCTGCGGCCCTTCCGCGCGGCCGGCCCGCGCATCGCGATCGAGCCGGTCGGGCGCAAGCGGGTCGTTCATCATTATGGCCATGGCGGCAGCGGCTGGTCCTTGTCCTGGGGATCGGCCGAAGTCGCGGTCGGCCTGGCGCTGGCGGAAGGGATGACGGATATTGCCGTGATCGGCGCTGGCGCGATCGGCCTTACCACCGCGCTCACCGCCCAGCGGGCGGGCGCGAAGGTGACCATCTATGCCAAGGAGCAATTTCCCGATGTCCGATCGGCGCGGGCAACCGGCACCTGGTCGCCTGATTCCCGGATCGCGATGGCGGGCGGGGTCGATGCCGGCTTTGGCGATCGCTGGGAGGTGATGGCACGGCGATCCTTTGCTTTCTATCAGGGGCTGCTCGGTCTGCCGGGCGATCCGGTGGAATGGACCGACCGTTATATGCTGTCGGACGGCCCGGCCGTCGCACCCGCCGTCGAGATGGTGATGCCGGAGCGGCCCGATCGCTTCATCCGGCTGGAGGATCGACTGCATGACATCATGCCGCGATCGGTCGAACTGGCGCCGGGCACGCATCCCTTCCGCACCGAGCGGGCGCGGCGCAGCAGTTCGCTGACCTTCAATGTCGCCGACCTCGCCCATCAATTGACCAACGATTTCCTGATCGGCGGCGGCCGCATCGTGCCAATGGAGCTCCACGAACCTAACGACGTGACGCGGCTGAAGCAAAAGACCGTCATCAACTGCACCGGCTATGGCGCGCGGGCGTTGTGGCGGGATGAGAGCATCGTGCCGGTGCGCGGCCAGATTGCCTGGCTCATCCCGCAGGCGGGCGCCACCTATGGCGTCTATCATGACAAGCTGGCGATGCTGGCCCGGCGCGACGGGATCGTGGTGCAGGAGGTCGGGCAGGACGACTGGTTCGGCTATGGCGATGCCAACGAGACGCCCGATCGCGAAGCTGCCGAGGCATCGGTGCGCAAGCTGGCTAGCTTCTGGAAATAG
- a CDS encoding CHASE3 domain-containing protein, whose protein sequence is MPAIRPERSIVILLLALIIVVIAVSGTFWLYRSQQTGIGWVNHTLRVENRLSVILSRVQAAESSQRGYMLTRQEPFLAPFEDFKAGWRGEIASLRVDVRDNPVQVQAVDALGAMLDRRLTLMQGGVDLRRRGGAVDPNAFAPGLAAMAQIRAQIEQMKLREELLLRVRSIEASRLNIWVTASLAVSAAFVIILGMLALRTARRRMEEALESERALSEANARLVAEAQERQAVEAQVRQLQKMESIGQLTGGIAHDFNNMLAIVIGSLDMVRRRLTPDTDARVARGIDNATEGAQRAAQLTSRLLAFSRQQPLDPQPTDVNKLVGGMSEMLRRTIGETVRVETVLAGGLWRASIDSGQLESAILNLCVNARDAMPGGGRLTVETGNAHLDDAYATAHAEVLAGQYVMVSVTDSGTGMPAEVVERAFDPFFTTKGVGKGTGLGLSQVFGFVKQSRGHVKIYSEPGQGTVIKIYLPRHYGADMMDAPARTAPVELPRARGEEIILVVEDEERVRHMSVDSLRELGYVIVQASDGEQALAMLAIQPRIDLLFTDIVMPGINGRILADRAREQRPDLKVLYTTGYTRNAIVHNGMLDPGVAFLAKPFTFDQLAAKVRQVLDEGTI, encoded by the coding sequence ATGCCAGCCATACGCCCCGAACGTTCCATCGTCATATTGCTGCTGGCATTGATCATCGTCGTCATCGCCGTGAGCGGAACCTTCTGGCTCTATCGCAGCCAGCAAACCGGCATCGGCTGGGTGAACCACACATTGCGTGTGGAAAATCGCCTGTCAGTCATCCTTTCGCGCGTGCAGGCTGCCGAAAGTAGCCAGCGCGGCTATATGTTGACGCGTCAGGAGCCATTTCTGGCCCCGTTCGAGGATTTCAAGGCCGGGTGGCGCGGCGAGATCGCGAGCCTGCGTGTCGACGTGCGCGATAATCCCGTGCAGGTCCAGGCAGTGGACGCGCTGGGCGCTATGCTGGACCGACGGCTGACGCTGATGCAGGGCGGCGTAGATCTCCGGCGACGGGGTGGTGCAGTAGACCCCAACGCTTTTGCGCCCGGCCTGGCCGCCATGGCCCAGATTCGCGCCCAGATCGAACAGATGAAGCTGCGCGAGGAATTGCTGCTGCGTGTCCGCAGCATCGAGGCCAGCCGGCTCAACATCTGGGTGACCGCCAGTCTGGCCGTCAGCGCAGCATTCGTCATCATCCTGGGTATGCTTGCATTGCGAACCGCCCGGCGGCGGATGGAAGAAGCGCTGGAGAGCGAGCGGGCCTTGAGCGAAGCCAATGCGCGCCTGGTCGCGGAAGCCCAGGAACGCCAAGCCGTCGAAGCGCAAGTCCGACAGCTGCAAAAGATGGAATCGATCGGCCAGTTGACTGGCGGGATCGCACATGATTTCAACAATATGCTGGCGATCGTCATCGGGTCGCTCGACATGGTGCGGCGCCGGTTGACCCCCGACACCGATGCCCGAGTAGCGCGCGGCATCGACAATGCGACCGAGGGCGCGCAGCGCGCCGCCCAATTGACCTCCCGGCTACTTGCCTTTTCCCGCCAGCAGCCGCTCGACCCGCAACCGACCGACGTCAACAAGCTGGTCGGTGGCATGTCCGAAATGCTGCGCCGGACGATCGGCGAAACGGTGCGGGTGGAAACCGTGTTGGCCGGCGGCCTCTGGCGCGCCAGCATCGATTCGGGCCAGCTGGAAAGCGCCATCCTCAATCTGTGCGTCAATGCCCGCGACGCGATGCCGGGCGGCGGCCGGCTGACTGTCGAAACCGGCAACGCCCATCTGGACGATGCCTATGCCACCGCCCATGCCGAAGTGCTGGCCGGACAATATGTCATGGTATCGGTGACCGACAGCGGTACCGGTATGCCCGCCGAGGTGGTCGAGCGCGCCTTCGATCCCTTTTTCACCACCAAGGGCGTGGGCAAGGGCACCGGCCTCGGCCTCAGCCAGGTGTTCGGCTTCGTGAAACAGTCGCGCGGCCATGTGAAAATCTATTCCGAACCCGGCCAGGGGACGGTCATCAAAATCTATCTGCCGCGCCACTATGGCGCCGACATGATGGATGCCCCTGCCCGCACCGCACCAGTGGAACTGCCCCGCGCCCGGGGCGAGGAAATTATCCTGGTGGTGGAGGACGAAGAACGGGTCCGCCACATGTCAGTCGATTCCCTGCGCGAACTGGGTTATGTCATCGTCCAGGCGTCGGATGGCGAACAGGCGCTGGCGATGCTGGCAATCCAGCCGCGCATCGACCTGTTGTTCACCGATATCGTCATGCCCGGCATCAATGGTCGCATCCTGGCTGACCGCGCCCGTGAACAACGACCTGACCTCAAGGTCCTCTACACAACAGGCTATACCCGCAACGCCATCGTCCATAACGGCATGCTCGATCCAGGCGTTGCCTTTCTTGCCAAGCCCTTCACATTTGATCAGTTGGCCGCGAAGGTACGACAGGTGCTGGACGAAGGCACGATCTGA
- a CDS encoding putative DNA modification/repair radical SAM protein, giving the protein MSAVSIPQKLEILADAAKYDASCASSGTTKRDSRDGKGIGSTEGMGICHAYAPDGRCISLLKILLTNSCIFDCHYCINRRSSDVRRARFTAREVVDLTLSFYRRNYIEGLFLSSGIIRSSDYTMEQMVEVARSLREDHEFRGYIHLKTIPDADPELLRQAGLHADRLSINVELPTEPGLKRLAPEKDGGRIEDAMAQMRSQMDDMGDARRKYRHAPRFAPAGQSTQMIVGADAADDRAIIQRASSLYDRHQLRRVYYSAFSPIPSPSSVLPLQRPPLMREHRLYQSDWMMRFYGYSATEIAAATDRDSGCLPLDIDPKLAWALQHRASFPVDVNRAPRELLLRVPGLGVKAVDRILASRRHRRLRLEDVARLTTSIVKLRPFLITADWRPVQLADRVDLSAQLRRPATQMELF; this is encoded by the coding sequence ATGTCGGCTGTATCCATCCCGCAAAAGCTCGAAATCCTTGCCGATGCCGCCAAATATGATGCGTCCTGCGCCTCGTCCGGCACGACCAAGCGGGATTCGCGCGACGGCAAGGGCATAGGCTCGACCGAAGGCATGGGCATTTGCCATGCCTATGCGCCCGACGGCCGCTGCATCTCGCTGCTGAAAATCCTGCTGACCAACAGCTGCATCTTCGACTGCCATTATTGCATCAATCGCCGGTCGAGCGATGTCCGTCGCGCCCGCTTCACCGCGCGCGAGGTGGTCGATCTCACGCTCAGCTTCTATCGCCGCAACTATATCGAGGGGCTGTTCCTCTCCTCCGGCATCATCCGCTCGTCCGACTATACGATGGAGCAGATGGTCGAGGTCGCCCGCAGCCTGCGCGAGGATCATGAGTTTCGCGGCTATATCCATTTGAAGACCATTCCCGACGCCGATCCGGAACTGCTGCGTCAGGCAGGGCTGCATGCCGACCGGCTGTCGATCAACGTCGAACTGCCGACCGAACCGGGCCTCAAGCGCCTGGCCCCCGAGAAGGACGGCGGCCGGATCGAGGACGCGATGGCGCAGATGCGCAGCCAGATGGACGATATGGGCGACGCCCGCCGCAAATATCGCCACGCCCCGCGCTTTGCCCCGGCCGGCCAGTCGACCCAGATGATCGTCGGCGCCGATGCCGCCGACGATCGCGCCATCATCCAGCGGGCGAGCAGCCTCTATGACCGGCACCAGCTGCGCCGCGTCTATTACAGCGCCTTCTCCCCCATCCCCTCGCCCAGCAGCGTGCTGCCGCTCCAGCGTCCGCCGCTGATGCGCGAACATCGGCTCTACCAGTCGGACTGGATGATGCGCTTCTACGGCTATTCCGCCACGGAGATCGCCGCCGCGACCGACAGGGACAGCGGCTGCCTGCCGCTCGACATCGATCCCAAGCTCGCCTGGGCGTTGCAGCATCGCGCCAGCTTCCCGGTCGACGTCAACCGCGCACCACGCGAACTGCTGCTGCGCGTGCCCGGCCTGGGGGTGAAGGCGGTCGACCGCATCCTTGCCAGCCGCCGCCATCGCCGGCTGCGGCTGGAGGATGTCGCGCGCCTGACCACATCGATCGTCAAGCTGCGCCCCTTCCTCATCACCGCCGACTGGCGCCCGGTCCAGTTGGCCGACCGAGTCGATCTGTCCGCGCAGTTGCGGCGTCCGGCCACGCAGATGGAACTTTTTTAA
- a CDS encoding hemerythrin domain-containing protein, which translates to MADANIFDRLKQDHDAHRQLFAKMAEAMREKDDERLEKLFDQFKVEVTAHAAAEEETLYATMLAQPDLREDAQHSVSEHKEIDDYLEELDGLKFNGDAWRRTFDQLKKRYLHHIDEEEEEMFPAAAKELSKAKEQELAKLFAKRKPAELARAEAED; encoded by the coding sequence GTGGCCGACGCCAATATCTTCGATCGCCTGAAACAGGATCATGACGCCCATCGCCAGCTGTTCGCCAAGATGGCGGAAGCCATGCGCGAAAAGGATGACGAACGACTGGAAAAGCTGTTCGACCAGTTCAAGGTCGAAGTGACCGCCCATGCCGCCGCCGAGGAGGAAACCCTCTACGCCACCATGCTCGCCCAGCCGGACCTGCGCGAGGACGCCCAGCACAGCGTGTCCGAGCATAAGGAAATCGACGATTATCTGGAGGAACTGGACGGCCTCAAATTCAACGGCGACGCCTGGCGCCGCACCTTCGACCAGCTCAAGAAACGCTATCTCCACCATATCGACGAGGAAGAGGAGGAGATGTTCCCGGCCGCGGCCAAGGAACTGAGCAAGGCCAAGGAGCAGGAACTGGCGAAGCTCTTCGCCAAGCGCAAGCCCGCCGAACTGGCCCGCGCCGAGGCGGAGGACTGA
- a CDS encoding UdgX family uracil-DNA binding protein (This protein belongs to the uracil DNA glycosylase superfamily, members of which act in excision repair of DNA. However, it belongs more specifically to UdgX branch, whose founding member was found to bind uracil in DNA (where it does not belong), without cleaving it, appears to promote DNA repair by a pathway involving RecA, rather than base excision.) encodes MYRVTLAGPDDFEGWRDAARTLALATGPADAILWDVAGSAAPDLFGSDATPLPATPANAAFPVPRAFVELARSAILHRDPARFALLYSLLLAVRARPGRMDDRADPLLRRVEDLAKAVRRDIHKMRAFVRFRELDEGDGPRFIAWFEPDHHIVRANAGFFTRRFASMRWSILTPEISIHWDGETLTEGPGAQRGDAPADDPVEDVWKGYYAAIFNPARLKTGAMLSEMPRKYWRNLPEAALIPDLVASAQAREAAMIATAPRPAARTGNSRAAWQALRDEAMACTRCPLHGPATQTVFGEGPLDAPLLFIGEQPGDQEDLAGRPFVGPAGQLFDAALAEAGVDRARAYVTNAVKHFKYEQRGKRRIHQTPDVPEIKACRWWLEQELDLIRPRIIVALGATAARALLGKPVTISQMRGRPIPLDDGAEAWITVHPSYLLRLPDPDRQAQEQARFVADLRLVGERLAVRA; translated from the coding sequence ATGTATCGGGTGACGCTGGCGGGGCCAGACGATTTTGAGGGCTGGCGCGACGCCGCCCGCACGCTGGCTCTCGCCACCGGTCCCGCCGACGCCATCCTGTGGGATGTTGCGGGCAGCGCTGCGCCCGACCTGTTCGGCAGCGATGCGACGCCCCTGCCCGCCACCCCGGCGAACGCAGCCTTTCCCGTGCCGCGCGCCTTCGTCGAACTGGCGCGCAGCGCGATCCTGCATCGCGATCCCGCCCGCTTCGCGCTGCTCTACAGCCTGTTGCTGGCGGTGCGTGCTCGGCCGGGCCGGATGGACGACCGCGCTGACCCGCTGCTGCGCCGGGTCGAGGATCTGGCCAAGGCGGTGCGGCGCGATATCCACAAGATGCGCGCCTTCGTCCGCTTCCGCGAACTGGATGAAGGCGACGGCCCGCGCTTCATCGCCTGGTTCGAGCCCGACCATCATATCGTCCGCGCCAATGCCGGCTTCTTCACCCGCCGCTTCGCGTCGATGCGCTGGTCGATCCTCACGCCGGAAATCAGCATCCATTGGGATGGCGAGACATTGACCGAGGGGCCGGGTGCGCAACGCGGCGACGCTCCGGCGGACGATCCCGTCGAGGATGTGTGGAAGGGCTATTATGCCGCCATCTTCAACCCCGCCCGGCTCAAGACCGGGGCGATGCTGTCGGAAATGCCGCGCAAATATTGGCGCAACCTGCCCGAAGCCGCCCTTATCCCCGATCTCGTCGCCAGCGCCCAGGCGCGCGAGGCGGCGATGATCGCCACCGCCCCGCGCCCCGCAGCCCGCACCGGCAATAGCCGCGCCGCCTGGCAGGCACTGCGCGACGAGGCCATGGCCTGCACCCGCTGCCCCTTACACGGGCCAGCCACGCAGACCGTGTTCGGCGAAGGCCCGCTTGACGCACCCCTGCTCTTCATCGGCGAACAGCCCGGCGATCAGGAGGATCTGGCCGGCCGCCCCTTTGTCGGCCCCGCCGGGCAATTGTTCGACGCGGCGCTGGCCGAGGCCGGTGTCGATCGAGCACGCGCCTATGTCACCAACGCCGTCAAGCATTTCAAATATGAACAGCGCGGCAAGCGCCGCATTCACCAGACGCCGGACGTGCCGGAGATCAAGGCCTGCCGCTGGTGGCTGGAGCAGGAACTGGACCTCATCCGCCCGCGCATCATCGTCGCCCTGGGCGCCACCGCCGCCCGCGCCCTGCTGGGGAAGCCGGTAACGATCAGTCAGATGCGCGGCCGCCCGATACCGCTCGATGATGGCGCCGAAGCCTGGATTACCGTCCACCCCAGCTATTTGCTGCGCTTGCCCGATCCCGATCGGCAGGCGCAGGAACAGGCGCGCTTCGTCGCCGATCTGCGACTCGTCGGCGAACGGCTTGCCGTCCGTGCCTGA